The proteins below come from a single Dehalococcoidia bacterium genomic window:
- a CDS encoding electron transfer flavoprotein subunit alpha/FixB family protein yields MADNKGVLIFGEVIEGKLAASTLELLGGGRGLADTLGEPLMLVLVGSGVGACAKEGIAYGADKVFVVEDAALQSYTNDAYVSAMEKVVKEVAPNIMLMAMTPIVRDLAPRLAFRLGTAVSMDCVKLEIDSGSKLLLMTRPVFGGNARGVYVCDKAKPQMAAVRAKVMDPKDKDDSRAGEVVNIAAGLDASTLKMKLTDTKKEQVAGIKLEDADVIISGGRGLASADGFKLLEPLAATLKAAVGASRPPCDNGWVSPSIQIGLTGKIVSPTLYIAVAISGSSQHMAGCSGSKNIIAINKDPEANVFKEARFGVVGDCNKILPAFTQKVKELVG; encoded by the coding sequence ATGGCTGACAATAAAGGCGTATTGATTTTCGGCGAAGTAATTGAAGGCAAACTGGCCGCAAGCACCTTAGAGCTTCTCGGCGGCGGGCGCGGCCTGGCCGACACGCTCGGTGAGCCGCTCATGCTCGTTCTTGTGGGAAGCGGCGTAGGTGCCTGCGCCAAGGAAGGCATCGCTTACGGCGCCGATAAGGTGTTTGTAGTTGAAGACGCGGCGTTACAGAGCTATACCAACGACGCATATGTAAGCGCTATGGAAAAAGTAGTGAAAGAGGTCGCTCCGAACATCATGCTTATGGCAATGACCCCCATAGTACGCGACCTTGCGCCGCGGCTCGCGTTCAGGCTGGGCACGGCGGTCTCCATGGACTGCGTAAAGCTTGAGATCGATTCCGGCTCAAAGCTGTTGCTCATGACGCGCCCCGTATTCGGAGGAAATGCTCGCGGCGTATATGTCTGCGACAAGGCGAAACCGCAGATGGCCGCCGTCAGAGCTAAGGTCATGGACCCCAAGGATAAGGACGATTCACGAGCCGGCGAGGTAGTGAACATAGCGGCGGGACTGGACGCTTCCACGCTCAAGATGAAGCTTACAGACACCAAGAAGGAGCAGGTCGCCGGCATTAAACTGGAAGATGCCGATGTGATCATCAGCGGCGGACGCGGCCTTGCAAGTGCTGATGGGTTTAAGCTGCTCGAACCTCTGGCGGCCACCCTCAAGGCGGCGGTAGGCGCCAGCAGGCCTCCATGCGACAACGGCTGGGTGTCGCCGTCGATCCAGATCGGTCTCACCGGCAAGATCGTAAGCCCGACCCTTTACATTGCGGTAGCAATCTCGGGCTCCAGCCAGCACATGGCGGGATGCAGCGGCTCCAAGAACATCATTGCTATCAACAAAGACCCCGAGGCCAATGTCTTTAAAGAGGCTCGCTTCGGTGTCGTCGGGGACTGCAACAAGATACTGCCCGCTTTCACACAAAAGGTTAAAGAGCTGGTAGGGTAA
- the fusA gene encoding elongation factor G has product MHQYTPDNIRNVVLLSHSGAGKTSLSEAMLYNAGAITRLGKVEQGNTTSDYDPDEVKRKISLYLSLLPCEWQGMKINLMDAPGYPDFVGEVKAGIRVADAAIFIVCAASGVEVGTELNWSYADEKNLPRMIFVNKINRENADFFRVVEMIREKFGNQCLPLTISIGAQDKFEGIVDLIAMKSYRKDKEGDVPEALKDKAAEWREKLVESVAETDDELISKYLEGTALTEDEIRKGLRSAVIQRKIVPILVGSATENAAINTVLDTACKYLPSPKDIGNVTAQNVQSKQDETISADPSGPLAALVFKTSADPYVGKLTYFRIYSGTMQSDSQVWNASKQTQERVGQLYMLRGKTQDPVANLVAGDIGAVAKLSAATTGDTLSAKERPLTLPGIEFPNPCMSAAVLPKTKADLDKLGSSLARIAEEDPSLHVYRDADTAETVMSGMGEAHLDVVAEKMQRKFGVGILVQVPKIAYKETITRSSHSEYKHKKQTGGHGQYGHVVFELQPLPRGSGVQFENKTVGGTVPKNFIPAVEKGLNEAVPEGIQARYPIVDVRVTLTDGSYHAVDSSEMAFKIAANMALKKGLADGSPVLLEPIVKMKVTVPDNFTGDIMSDLNGKRGRVSGMNPQGGWNTIEATAPLSEVQRYAIDLRAITQGRGVFEIEFSHYEEVPSHVTQKIIEAREEEKAAKAAEK; this is encoded by the coding sequence ATGCATCAGTACACTCCGGATAACATTCGCAATGTGGTGCTGCTTTCCCATTCCGGCGCCGGAAAGACCTCGCTTTCCGAGGCGATGCTTTATAATGCCGGAGCGATCACCCGCCTGGGCAAGGTCGAGCAGGGGAACACTACCTCGGACTACGATCCGGATGAGGTGAAGCGCAAGATAAGCCTGTATCTGTCTCTTCTTCCCTGTGAGTGGCAGGGGATGAAAATCAATTTGATGGATGCTCCCGGATATCCCGACTTCGTCGGCGAGGTTAAAGCCGGAATACGGGTAGCGGATGCCGCCATCTTCATCGTTTGCGCGGCCTCGGGGGTTGAGGTCGGCACCGAGCTGAACTGGAGCTATGCCGACGAGAAGAATCTTCCGCGCATGATATTTGTTAACAAGATTAATCGCGAGAATGCCGATTTCTTCAGGGTGGTGGAGATGATCAGGGAGAAGTTCGGCAACCAGTGCCTGCCGCTGACGATATCCATAGGGGCGCAGGACAAGTTCGAAGGCATTGTCGATCTCATTGCCATGAAGTCCTATCGAAAGGACAAAGAAGGCGATGTGCCGGAAGCCCTTAAGGACAAGGCGGCTGAGTGGAGGGAAAAGCTTGTGGAATCGGTGGCGGAGACGGATGACGAACTGATATCTAAATACCTTGAAGGAACCGCTCTGACAGAAGACGAGATTCGCAAAGGGCTCAGGTCTGCAGTTATTCAGAGGAAGATAGTTCCCATTCTCGTCGGTTCCGCCACTGAGAATGCGGCGATAAACACCGTTCTCGATACCGCCTGCAAATACCTGCCTTCGCCAAAGGATATAGGCAATGTTACGGCTCAGAACGTCCAGTCTAAGCAGGATGAGACGATCTCCGCCGATCCGTCCGGCCCGCTTGCGGCGCTGGTGTTCAAGACGAGCGCCGATCCTTACGTTGGCAAGCTCACCTATTTCAGGATTTATTCCGGAACAATGCAGAGCGATTCTCAGGTTTGGAACGCTAGTAAGCAGACGCAGGAGCGCGTCGGTCAGCTTTATATGTTGAGGGGGAAGACGCAGGATCCGGTGGCTAATCTGGTGGCCGGCGATATAGGGGCGGTGGCCAAGCTTTCGGCGGCTACTACAGGGGACACGCTGTCCGCTAAAGAGCGTCCCCTTACGCTTCCCGGCATCGAGTTCCCCAACCCGTGCATGAGCGCGGCGGTTCTGCCCAAGACCAAAGCCGACCTCGATAAGCTCGGGTCTTCGCTGGCAAGAATTGCCGAAGAGGACCCGTCGCTTCATGTTTACAGAGACGCGGATACTGCAGAGACGGTCATGTCCGGCATGGGCGAGGCCCATCTCGATGTGGTGGCGGAAAAGATGCAGCGCAAGTTCGGGGTCGGGATTCTGGTGCAAGTTCCCAAAATTGCATATAAAGAGACTATCACCAGATCCTCGCATTCGGAATATAAGCATAAGAAGCAGACGGGAGGGCACGGCCAGTATGGCCACGTCGTGTTCGAGCTGCAGCCTTTGCCGCGCGGCAGCGGTGTTCAATTCGAAAATAAGACTGTAGGCGGGACGGTCCCCAAGAACTTCATCCCTGCTGTGGAGAAAGGGCTTAATGAAGCGGTCCCTGAGGGCATACAGGCGCGTTATCCGATAGTGGACGTTAGGGTCACCCTGACCGATGGATCCTATCACGCTGTAGATTCCTCCGAAATGGCTTTTAAGATCGCCGCAAATATGGCGCTGAAGAAGGGCCTTGCCGATGGCAGTCCGGTTCTTTTGGAGCCGATCGTAAAGATGAAGGTCACCGTTCCTGATAACTTCACCGGTGATATCATGAGCGATTTGAACGGCAAGCGGGGCAGGGTGTCCGGCATGAATCCCCAGGGGGGATGGAACACGATCGAGGCCACTGCGCCACTATCGGAAGTGCAGCGCTATGCCATAGACCTGCGCGCTATCACGCAGGGGCGCGGCGTTTTTGAGATAGAGTTCAGTCATTATGAGGAAGTGCCTTCCCATGTGACGCAGAAGATTATTGAGGCACGGGAAGAGGAAAAGGCGGCGAAAGCAGCTGAGAAGTAG
- the gatC gene encoding Asp-tRNA(Asn)/Glu-tRNA(Gln) amidotransferase subunit GatC: MKLSRKDVLHISALCRMNLSDDEVERFLGQLSNVLDNFELLQKVDTTDVPPTAYPIPLSNVTREDENAPSYSQSDILANAPRQEDGQFRVRAVLE; encoded by the coding sequence ATGAAATTGAGCCGGAAAGACGTACTGCATATCTCCGCGTTGTGCCGCATGAACCTGAGCGACGACGAGGTAGAGAGATTCCTCGGCCAGCTTTCGAACGTACTTGATAACTTTGAGCTACTCCAGAAGGTTGACACGACGGACGTGCCGCCCACCGCCTATCCGATCCCGCTTTCGAACGTAACACGCGAAGACGAAAACGCTCCGTCGTATTCTCAGAGCGACATACTGGCAAACGCGCCGCGGCAGGAGGACGGCCAGTTCAGGGTAAGGGCGGTGCTGGAATAG
- the gatA gene encoding Asp-tRNA(Asn)/Glu-tRNA(Gln) amidotransferase subunit GatA gives MNNRKLHDLTIGQVHKLLVKKEVSSVEITKAVMERISQVEDKVHSFVTVTGESALRQAEEADARIKQGDVSPLTGIPALIKDNMCTAGIRTTCSSRMLENFVPPYNATVVERLNEAGMVMVGKGNMDEFAMGSSNEHSAFFPTRNPWDLERVPGGSSGGPAASVSAGEAIYSLGSDTGGSIRQPASFCGVVGMKPTYGRVSRFGLVAFASSLDQIGPMTKDVTDCALVLNAIAGHDPRDSTSVNQPVPDYTASLIPDLKGMKLGVPKEYFVEGMEAGVRAAIDTAISTLEQLGASVDREVSLPGTKYALPVYYIIAPSEAMANLARYDGVKYGYSSEGDNMWDAMEKTRGRGFGPEVKRRIILGTYALSAGYYDAYYVKAQKVRTLIRREFDEVFQRYDALITPTSPTVPFKIGEKTGDPLKMYLSDICTLPVNIAGIPGISVPAGFCGGLPIGMQVLGKPFSEETLLRVAYAYEQATDCHKQRPKL, from the coding sequence ATGAATAACCGCAAACTACACGACCTGACCATTGGACAGGTTCATAAGCTCCTCGTCAAAAAGGAGGTTTCGTCCGTCGAGATAACCAAAGCGGTGATGGAACGAATCTCTCAAGTCGAAGACAAGGTCCATTCCTTTGTAACCGTGACAGGAGAATCAGCATTACGCCAGGCGGAAGAGGCCGACGCACGCATTAAACAAGGCGACGTCTCTCCGCTGACCGGCATACCCGCGCTTATAAAAGACAACATGTGCACCGCGGGGATACGGACGACTTGTTCATCGCGCATGCTGGAGAATTTCGTCCCGCCGTACAACGCGACCGTCGTCGAGAGGCTGAATGAGGCGGGCATGGTCATGGTAGGCAAGGGCAACATGGACGAGTTCGCCATGGGCTCGTCGAACGAGCACTCCGCTTTCTTCCCGACGCGCAACCCGTGGGACCTGGAACGCGTGCCGGGCGGCTCCAGCGGAGGCCCTGCGGCATCCGTCTCTGCTGGCGAAGCGATATATTCCCTGGGCTCGGATACGGGCGGCAGCATCAGGCAGCCCGCCAGCTTCTGCGGCGTCGTCGGTATGAAGCCGACTTACGGACGCGTCTCAAGGTTCGGCCTGGTGGCATTTGCCAGCTCGCTGGATCAGATCGGACCGATGACCAAAGACGTAACCGATTGCGCCCTCGTATTGAACGCCATCGCCGGTCACGACCCCAGAGACTCGACCTCCGTTAATCAACCGGTACCCGATTACACCGCATCGCTGATCCCCGATCTGAAGGGCATGAAACTGGGCGTGCCAAAGGAATATTTCGTTGAGGGAATGGAAGCCGGAGTGCGCGCGGCGATCGATACCGCTATATCGACGCTGGAGCAACTCGGAGCTTCGGTCGACCGCGAGGTATCTCTGCCCGGCACGAAATACGCCCTGCCCGTTTACTACATTATTGCCCCCTCCGAGGCCATGGCCAACCTGGCCCGCTACGACGGTGTTAAATACGGCTACTCGAGCGAGGGCGACAACATGTGGGACGCCATGGAGAAGACGCGAGGTCGCGGTTTCGGACCCGAGGTCAAACGCCGCATCATACTGGGCACGTACGCCCTGTCGGCCGGCTACTACGATGCGTACTATGTGAAGGCGCAGAAAGTGCGCACCCTGATACGCAGGGAGTTCGACGAGGTTTTCCAGAGATACGACGCGCTTATCACCCCGACATCGCCGACAGTGCCGTTCAAGATCGGCGAGAAGACCGGAGACCCGCTCAAGATGTACCTCAGCGATATCTGCACTCTGCCGGTGAATATCGCCGGCATCCCCGGGATATCGGTGCCGGCCGGATTCTGCGGAGGACTGCCAATCGGTATGCAGGTTCTCGGAAAGCCGTTCTCCGAGGAGACGCTGCTCCGCGTGGCCTACGCCTACGAGCAGGCCACGGACTGTCATAAGCAAAGGCCAAAATTGTAA
- a CDS encoding DUF5050 domain-containing protein, with protein sequence MKLCKTFFFLVSGTLLLTSMACSGGTSEPTPTSTPTKTTAATPTLSLSDSRIMFSTNRDDAYEIYVMEPDGSNQIRLTRDNGANRYPAWSPDGEKIVFVSTRDNDEEIYIMDSDGWNQIRLTNTLGWDRFPVFSPDGGKILFCSSRDGSGEIYVMDVDGRNQTRLTFNTGGGLDVDEEPAWSPDGSKIAFTSTRDGDCEIYVMNADGSDQTRLTFISGIDENPIWSPDGSKIAFISERSGNGDIYVMNPDGTDQTRITQTIGADKTPAWSPDGSKIVFASYRETNYDLYLIDADGDNLRWITNSVEIEMSPLWSPDGSKILYILDPNGISDLYIMNPDGSNQVPLTFNPYIDTDPVWWP encoded by the coding sequence ATGAAGCTGTGCAAGACGTTCTTCTTTCTAGTATCTGGAACATTGCTGTTAACAAGTATGGCCTGCTCAGGCGGAACAAGCGAACCAACGCCGACATCAACGCCGACAAAAACGACCGCGGCTACCCCGACGCTTTCGCTCTCGGATAGCAGAATAATGTTCTCCACCAACAGAGATGATGCGTATGAGATATATGTCATGGAGCCCGATGGTTCGAATCAGATACGCCTCACCCGCGATAATGGAGCCAATAGATATCCCGCTTGGTCGCCGGACGGAGAGAAGATAGTTTTCGTTTCCACCCGCGACAATGATGAGGAGATTTATATAATGGATTCCGATGGCTGGAACCAGATACGCCTCACCAACACCCTGGGATGGGACCGATTCCCGGTTTTCTCACCCGATGGCGGCAAGATCCTGTTCTGCTCGTCCCGTGACGGAAGTGGCGAAATCTATGTCATGGACGTTGACGGCAGAAACCAGACTCGCCTGACTTTCAACACCGGCGGCGGGCTCGATGTGGACGAAGAGCCGGCCTGGTCTCCGGACGGCAGCAAGATCGCCTTTACGTCCACCCGCGACGGGGACTGTGAAATCTATGTTATGAATGCCGATGGCAGTGACCAGACTCGATTGACCTTCATCTCCGGAATCGATGAAAACCCTATCTGGTCGCCGGACGGCAGCAAAATCGCCTTCATATCCGAGCGCAGCGGAAACGGAGATATTTATGTTATGAACCCTGACGGCACCGACCAGACTCGTATCACCCAGACAATCGGCGCGGATAAAACCCCGGCATGGTCACCGGATGGCAGTAAAATCGTTTTTGCCTCATACAGAGAAACTAATTACGACTTATATCTAATTGACGCTGACGGCGATAACTTGCGCTGGATTACGAACAGCGTAGAAATTGAAATGTCGCCACTCTGGTCACCGGACGGATCCAAGATACTTTATATATTAGATCCCAACGGTATCAGCGACCTCTATATCATGAATCCTGATGGCAGCAACCAGGTGCCTCTTACTTTTAATCCTTATATTGATACCGATCCTGTTTGGTGGCCGTAA
- a CDS encoding methyltransferase domain-containing protein yields the protein MAAVRKSVNTFIDKREIDYLSSRTQDLKKFDSNLDTRLSETGIDGLKVWEYGKLLTSIEDFKGLRVLDAGPGESTFCLYLKSLGADVVTIDYPQPFAPNKEGFRDKCFRSDVAVHFGSMTHMPYKSNSFDLVTCTSTIEHLDTDQKWKPIPHDDFIEATLRTLSEMCRIIKPGGYLYITSDAYDPERQKTDSWELSFMYNGIGAAYSVCDIGKIFVDTIEKGGLTFVNGHDYDPDIIVNDPQRCNYRGRYFTTFAVLARK from the coding sequence ATGGCGGCTGTGCGTAAATCAGTGAACACCTTCATCGATAAGCGGGAGATAGATTACTTATCATCGCGTACACAGGATTTGAAGAAATTCGATTCTAACCTTGATACGCGTCTCTCGGAAACCGGTATCGACGGGCTCAAGGTCTGGGAATACGGCAAGCTGCTAACGTCGATCGAGGATTTTAAAGGACTGCGCGTTCTCGATGCCGGCCCCGGTGAAAGCACCTTCTGCCTGTACCTCAAGAGCCTGGGCGCCGACGTCGTCACCATCGACTATCCCCAGCCGTTCGCCCCCAACAAGGAGGGCTTTCGCGACAAGTGCTTCCGCAGCGACGTGGCCGTGCACTTCGGCTCCATGACGCATATGCCGTATAAAAGTAATTCTTTCGACCTGGTGACCTGTACGTCGACGATAGAACATCTGGATACAGACCAGAAGTGGAAACCCATACCGCACGACGACTTCATCGAGGCCACGCTGCGAACACTTTCAGAGATGTGCCGCATCATCAAACCCGGCGGCTATCTTTACATCACCTCGGACGCTTACGACCCGGAGCGCCAGAAGACGGATAGCTGGGAGTTGAGCTTCATGTACAACGGCATCGGCGCGGCCTACAGTGTGTGCGACATCGGAAAGATATTCGTCGACACGATTGAGAAAGGCGGCCTGACCTTCGTCAACGGCCACGACTACGACCCCGATATCATCGTCAACGACCCGCAGCGCTGCAACTACCGCGGCCGCTACTTCACCACCTTCGCCGTCCTGGCACGAAAGTAA
- a CDS encoding Lrp/AsnC family transcriptional regulator produces MKKAAGTNEIFKILEDDARKTPEQIATMTGIPVAAVKKAIKQAETGRTILKYKAVVNWDKLGDEQVQALVEVKVTPQRDVGFDAIAERIYRFPEARTVYLLSGTYELLVMVTGKSMQEVAAFTSNKLATIEGVQGTVTHFLLKRYKEDGEILSGDERRKKREPFML; encoded by the coding sequence ATGAAAAAGGCCGCCGGAACCAACGAAATATTCAAGATTCTAGAAGACGATGCTCGCAAGACGCCGGAGCAAATCGCGACTATGACCGGCATACCCGTCGCTGCGGTGAAAAAGGCCATCAAGCAGGCCGAGACCGGCCGCACTATCCTCAAATACAAGGCGGTCGTCAACTGGGACAAGCTGGGCGATGAACAGGTGCAGGCGCTGGTAGAGGTCAAGGTAACCCCCCAGCGCGACGTCGGCTTCGACGCCATCGCCGAGCGCATCTACCGCTTCCCCGAGGCGCGCACGGTGTATCTGCTCTCCGGCACGTACGAGCTTCTGGTGATGGTAACGGGCAAGAGCATGCAGGAGGTGGCAGCCTTCACCTCCAACAAGCTGGCTACCATCGAGGGAGTGCAGGGCACGGTTACGCACTTCCTCCTCAAGCGCTACAAGGAAGACGGCGAGATTCTATCAGGCGATGAGCGCCGCAAGAAGCGCGAGCCATTCATGCTGTAG
- a CDS encoding aminotransferase class I/II-fold pyridoxal phosphate-dependent enzyme — MVKRDPISKKVRALSPSGIRKYFDIIAGMDDVISLGVGEPDFVTPWHICEAGIWALEKGDTAYTSNYGLLELREEIARYIENRYGLTYDPKTEILVTVGVSEGLDLSIRAITNPGDEIIIPEPTYVSYKACTVLAGGVDVPIPSSADKNFEMRASEIEKRITRKTKAILLGYPNNPTGAIMERDELSKIAKLAIKNDLTVISDEVYERLTYGVEHASIVPLPNMRDRSILLGGFSKSYAMTGWRIGWAAANADMIESMMKIHQYTMLCASVIAQRAALEALRNGEPQVQEMLADYDKRRRVIVKGLNRIGLSCFEPRGAFYAFPSIKKTGMSSDEFAEKLLREKKVIVIPGSAFGKCGEGHVRCCYATSMEEIEEALERMESFVKKHRP, encoded by the coding sequence ATGGTAAAACGTGATCCAATCTCTAAAAAAGTAAGGGCGCTTTCGCCCTCCGGTATAAGAAAATATTTCGACATCATCGCCGGCATGGACGATGTGATATCGCTCGGCGTGGGCGAGCCGGATTTTGTGACCCCATGGCATATCTGCGAGGCCGGCATCTGGGCGCTGGAGAAGGGCGACACGGCCTATACGTCGAACTACGGGCTCCTCGAGCTGAGAGAGGAGATCGCCCGCTATATCGAGAACCGCTACGGGCTGACGTACGACCCGAAGACCGAGATACTGGTCACCGTGGGCGTGAGCGAGGGACTGGACCTCTCCATACGCGCCATCACCAACCCGGGCGATGAGATAATCATCCCGGAGCCGACCTACGTGTCCTACAAGGCCTGCACCGTGCTCGCGGGCGGCGTCGACGTGCCGATACCGTCCAGCGCCGACAAGAATTTTGAGATGCGCGCCAGCGAGATAGAGAAGCGTATCACGAGAAAGACCAAGGCGATCCTGCTGGGATATCCCAACAATCCTACCGGCGCCATCATGGAGCGCGATGAGCTATCCAAGATAGCCAAACTTGCGATAAAGAACGACCTCACGGTTATATCGGACGAGGTCTACGAGAGGCTGACCTACGGAGTCGAGCATGCTTCGATTGTTCCGCTGCCCAATATGCGCGACAGGTCGATACTGCTGGGCGGGTTCTCAAAGTCCTACGCCATGACGGGCTGGCGCATCGGCTGGGCCGCGGCCAACGCCGACATGATCGAATCGATGATGAAGATACACCAGTACACCATGCTCTGCGCCTCGGTCATAGCCCAGCGCGCCGCCCTGGAGGCGCTGCGCAACGGAGAGCCGCAGGTGCAGGAGATGCTGGCGGACTACGACAAGCGCCGCCGCGTCATCGTCAAAGGCCTGAACCGGATCGGCCTTAGCTGCTTTGAGCCGCGCGGCGCGTTCTACGCCTTCCCATCGATCAAGAAGACCGGTATGTCCTCCGACGAGTTCGCCGAGAAGCTGCTGCGGGAAAAGAAGGTGATTGTAATCCCGGGCTCGGCCTTCGGCAAGTGCGGCGAGGGGCATGTACGCTGCTGCTATGCCACCTCCATGGAGGAGATAGAAGAGGCGCTGGAGCGCATGGAGAGCTTTGTCAAGAAGCACCGCCCATGA